The following proteins come from a genomic window of Rattus norvegicus strain BN/NHsdMcwi chromosome 8, GRCr8, whole genome shotgun sequence:
- the Usp19 gene encoding ubiquitin carboxyl-terminal hydrolase 19 isoform X6, whose translation MSAGTSATGPRRGPPGLEEATSKKKQKDRANQEMSMPRKEPTKDELLLDWRQSSDEVVVKLRVGTGPICLEEVDAAFTDTDCVVRLPDGRQWGGVFFAEIQSSCTKVQTRKGGLLQLALPKKVPLLTWPSLLKPLGTQELVPGLRCQENGQELSPIALEPGSEPRRAKQEARNQKRAQGRGEVGSGASPGAQAGPSAKRAVHLCRGPEGEGSMDGPGPQGDAPSFLSDSATQVEAEEQLHVPPVNPQTSLLGSEKNLALLTVEKTVSPRSDSVSPVMIRNRDPEKDDHFKEEMAVGADPAALADEPESMVNLAFVKNDSYEKGPDSVVVHVYVKESRRDTSRVLFREQDFTLIFQTRDGNFLRLHPGCGPHTIFRWQVKLRNLIEPEQCTFCFTASRIDICLRKRQSQRWGGLEAPATRGAVGGAKVAVPTGPTPLDSTPPGGGPLPLTGQEEARAVEKEKPKARSEDSGLDGVVARTPLEHVTPKPEPHLASPKPTCMVPPMPHSPVSGDSVEEDEEEEKKVCLPGFTGLVNLGNTCFMNSVIQSLSNTRELRDFFHDRSFEAEINYNNPLGTGGRLAIGFAVLLRALWKGTHQAFQPSKLKAIVASKASQFTGYAQHDAQEFMAFLLDGLHEDLNRIQNKPYTETVDSDGRPDEVVAEEAWQRHKMRNDSFIVDLFQGQYKSKLVCPVCAKVSITFDPFLYLPVPLPQKQKVLPIYYFAREPHSKPIKFLVSVSKENSSASEVLESLSQSVHVKPESLRLAEVIKNRFHRVFLPSHSLDAVSPTDVLLCFELLSPELAKERVVVLEVQQRPQVPSIPISKCAACQRKQQSEDEKLKRCTRCYRVGYCNQFCQKTHWPDHKGLCRPENIGYPFLVSVPASRLTYARLAQLLEGYARYSVSVFQPPFQPGRMALESQSPGCTTLLSTSSLEAGDSEREPIQPSELQLVTPVAEGDTGAHRMWPPADRGPVPSTSGISSEMLASGPMEGCSLLAGERVSRPEAAVPGYQHSRESVSAHTPQFFIYKIDASSREQRLEDKGDTPLELGDDCSLALVWRNNERLQEFVLVASKELECAEDPGSAGEAARAGHFTLDQCLNLFTRPEVLAPEEAWYCPQCKQHREASKQLLLWRLPNVLIVQLKRFSFRSFIWRDKINDLVEFPVRNLDLSKFCIGQKEEQLPSYDLYAVINHYGGMIGGHYTACARLPSDRSSQRSDVGWRLFDDSTVTTVDESQVVTRYAYVLFYRRRNSPVERPPRAAHAEHHPDLGPAAEAAASQASRIWQELEAEEEMVPEGPGPLGPWGPQDWVGPPPRGPTTSDEGCLRYFVLGTVAALVALVLNVFYPLVSQSRWR comes from the exons ATGTCTGCTGGCACCAGTGCTACAGGCCCAAGGAGGGGGCCTCCGGGATTGGAGGAGGCAACTAgtaagaagaaacagaaggatcgAGCAAACCAGGAAA TGTCCATGCCTCGAAAGGAGCCCACCAAAGATG AACTGTTGCTCGATTGGAGACAGAGTTCAGATGAGGTGGTTGTTAAGCTGCGCGTGGGAACAGGTCCCATATGTCTGGAGGAAGTAGATGCTGCTTTCACAGACACGGACTGTGTGGTGAGGCTTCCAG ATGGTCGGCAGTGGGGTGGTGTCTTCTTTGCTGAAATACAAAGTTCTTGTACCAAAGTGCAGACTCGCAAGGGTGGTCTTCTACAGTTGGCACTACCAAAGAAGGTGCCTCTTCTCACGTGGCCCTCTCTCCTG AAACCTCTAGGGACCCAAGAACTGGTGCCAGGATTGCGGTGCCAGGAGAACGGACAAGAACTGTCTCCCATTGCCCTGGAGCCAGGTTCTGAGCCCCGCAGAGCTAAACAGGAAGCTCGAAACCAGAAGAGGGCCCAGGGCCGTGGTGAGGTAGGCTCAGGGGCTAGCCCTGGGGCACAGGCAGGGCCCAGTGCCAAGAGGGCTGTTCATCTCTGCAGAGGGCCAGAAGGTGAAGGGTCCATGGATGGCCCTGGCCCCCAGGGTGATGCCCCATCCTTCCTGTCCGACTCAGCTACGCAG gttGAGGCTGAGGAGCAGCTCCATGTTCCACCAGTGAACCCTCAAACAAGTCTCTTGGGCTCAGAGAAGAATTTAGCCCTTTTGACAGTAGAGAAGACAGTGTCCCCCAGGAGTGACTCAGTCTCCCCAGTCATGATCCGGAACAGAGACCCTGAGAAAGATGACCATTTCAAAGAGGAGATGGCAGTTGGAGCTGATCCTGCAGCCTTAGCGGATG AACCAGAGTCTATGGTGAACCTGGCATTTGTCAAGAATGATTCGTATGAGAAGGGGCCGGATTCAGTGGTGGTGCACGTGTATGTGAAGGAGAGCCGCAGGGATACCTCTCGAGTACTTTTCCGAGAGCAGGACTTCACGCTGATCTTCCAGACCAG GGATGGAAATTTTCTGAGGCTGCATCCGGGCTGTGGGCCCCACACCATCTTCCGCTGGCAGGTGAAGCTCAG GAACTTGATTGAGCCAGAGCAATGTACGTTTTGTTTCACGGCCTCTCGGATCGATATCTGCCTCCGGAAGCGGCAGAGTCAGCGCTGGGGGGGACTGGAGGCCCCTGCTACACGAG GTGCAGTGGGTGGTGCAAAGGTTGCCGTGCCGACAGGTCCAACCCCTTTGGATTCAACCCCTCCAGGAGGTGGCCCCCTCCCTCTGACTGGCCAGGAGGAAGCCAGGGCTGTAGAGAAGGAAAAACCCAAGGCTCGGTCAGAGGACTCGGGGCTGGATGGTGTGGTGGCTCGCACCCCCTTGGAGCATGTTACCCCAAAGCCAGAACCGCACTTGGCCTCG CCCAAACCCACATGTATGGTGCCTCCAATGCCTCATAGTCCAGTGAGTGGAGATAGTgtggaggaggatgaagaggaagagaagaaggttTGTCTCCCAGGCTTTACTGGCCTCGTCAACTTAGGGAACACCTGCTTCATGAATAGTGTCATTCAGTCTCTGTCCAACACTCGGGAGCTTCGTGACTTCTTCCACG ACCGATCCTTTGAGGCTGAGATTAACTACAATAACCCATTGGGGACTGGTGGGCGTCTGGCTATTGGCTTCGCTGTGCTGCTCCGGGCCCTGTGGAAGGGCACTCACCAAGCCTTTCAACCCTCCAAGCTAAAG GCCATTGTAGCAAGCAAGGCCAGCCAGTTTACAGGCTACGCACAGCATGATGCCCAAGAGTTCATGGCTTTCTTGTTGGATGGGCTGCATGAAGACCTGAATCGGATCCAAAACAAACCCTACACAGAGACTGTGGACTCAGATGGGCGACCTGACGAG GTGGTGGCTGAAGAAGCATGGCAGCGGCACAAGATGAGGAACGACTCATTCATTGTGGACCTGTTTCAGGGCCAGTACAAGTCAAAGCTGGTGTGCCCTGTGTGTGCCAAG GTCTCCATCACTTTTGACCCGTTCCTTTATCTGCCGGTACCCTTGCCACAAAAGCAAAAGGTTCTCCCCATATATTATTTTGCCAGAGAGCCCCATAGCAAACCCATCAAG TTCCTGGTGAGCGTCAGCAAGGAGAACTCCAGCGCAAGCGAAGTTTTGGAGTCCCTCTCTCAGAGTGTCCACGTGAAGCCTGAGAGCCTGCGCCTGGCTGAG GTAATTAAGAATCGTTTCCACCGTGTTTTCTTGCCCTCCCACTCATTGGATGCTGTGTCGCCAACGGACGTGCTCCTGTGCTTTGAGCTGCTATCCCCAGAATTGGCTAAGGAGAGGGTAGTGGTGCTAGAGGTGCAGCAG CGCCCCCAGGTACCCAGCATCCCTATCTCCAAGTGTGCAGCCTGCCAGCGGAAGCAGCAATCAGAAGATGAAAAACTGAAGCGTTGTACCCGTTGCTACCGTGTGGGCTACTGCAACCA GTTCTGTCAGAAAACCCATTGGCCTGACCACAAAGGCCTCTGCCGCCCCGAGAACATTGGCTACCCCTTCCTGGTCAGTGTACCTGCTTCACGCCTCACTTATGCCCGTCTTGCTCAGCTACTAGAAGGTTATGCCCG GTACTCTGTGAGCGTATTCCAACCACCCTTCCAGCCTGGCCGAATGGCTTTGGAatcacagagccctggctgtacCACGTTGCTTTCAACCAGCTCTCTGGAGGCTGGGGATAGTGAAAGAGAACCCATTCAGCCTTCTGAGCTCCAGTTGGTGACTCCTGTGGCTGAGGGGGATACCGGGGCTCACCGCATGTGGCCACCTGCTGATCGGGGTCCTGTGCCTAGCACCAGTGGAATTTCTTCCGAGATGCTGGCCAGTGGGCCTATGGAAGGGTGTTCCTTGCTTGCTGGTGAGAGGGTGTCTCGGCCTGAAG CTGCTGTGCCTGGGTACCAGCACTCACGTGAGTCTGTGAGCGCCCACACGCCCCAgttcttcatctataaaattgATGCGTCAAGCCGTGAGCAGCGGCTGGAGGACAAAG GGGACACTCCACTGGAGCTAGGTGATGACTGTAGCCTGGCTCTGGTGTGGCGGAACAACGAACGCCTTCAGGAGTTTGTGCTGGTGGCCTCCAAGGAGCTGGAGTGTGCTGAAGACCCAGGCTCCGCTGGTGAGGCTGCCCGTGCTGGCCACTTCACCCTGGACCAGTGCCTCAATCTCTTTACACGGCCTGAAGTGCTGGCACCTGAGGAAGCCTG GTACTGCCCACAGTGCAAACAGCATCGAGAGGCCTCCAAGCAGCTGCTGCTGTGGCGCCTACCAAATGTGCTCATCGTGCAGCTCAAGCGTTTCTCCTTTCGTAGCTTCATTTGGCGTGACAAGATCAATGACTTGGTGGAGTTTCCAGTTCG GAACCTGGACTTGAGCAAGTTCTGTATTGGTCAGAAAGAGGAGCAGCTGCCTAGCTATGACCTGTATGCAGTCATCAACCACTACGGAGGCATGATCGGCGGCCACTACACTGCCTGTGCACGGCTGCCCAGTGACCGTAGTAGCCAGCGCAGTGACGTGG GCTGGCGCTTGTTTGATGACAGCACGGTGACAACAGTAGACGAGAGCCAGGTGGTGACACGCTATGCCTATGTGCTCTTCTACCGTCGGCGGAACTCTCCTGTGGAGAGGCCCCCCAGGGCAGCTCACGCTGAACACCACCCAGACCTAGGCCCTGCAGCCGAGGCTGCTGCCAGCCAG GCTTCCCGGATTTGGCAGGAGCTCGAGGCCGAGGAGGAGATGGTGCCCGAGGGGCCTGGGCCTCTGGGTCCTTGGGGGCCCCAAGACTGGGTGGGGCCCCCGCCACGTGGCCCTACCACATCAGACGAGGGCTGCCTCCGATACTTTGTCCTGGGTACCGTGGCGGCTTTGGTGGCCCTTGTGCTCAACGTATTCTATCCTCTGGTATCTCAGAGTCGCTGGAGATGA
- the Usp19 gene encoding ubiquitin carboxyl-terminal hydrolase 19 isoform X3, with protein MSAGTSATGPRRGPPGLEEATSKKKQKDRANQESKDGDPRRVSMPRKEPTKDELLLDWRQSSDEVVVKLRVGTGPICLEEVDAAFTDTDCVVRLPDGRQWGGVFFAEIQSSCTKVQTRKGGLLQLALPKKVPLLTWPSLLKKPLGTQELVPGLRCQENGQELSPIALEPGSEPRRAKQEARNQKRAQGRGEVGSGASPGAQAGPSAKRAVHLCRGPEGEGSMDGPGPQGDAPSFLSDSATQVEAEEQLHVPPVNPQTSLLGSEKNLALLTVEKTVSPRSDSVSPVMIRNRDPEKDDHFKEEMAVGADPAALADEPESMVNLAFVKNDSYEKGPDSVVVHVYVKESRRDTSRVLFREQDFTLIFQTRDGNFLRLHPGCGPHTIFRWQVKLRNLIEPEQCTFCFTASRIDICLRKRQSQRWGGLEAPATRVGGAKVAVPTGPTPLDSTPPGGGPLPLTGQEEARAVEKEKPKARSEDSGLDGVVARTPLEHVTPKPEPHLASPKPTCMVPPMPHSPVSGDSVEEDEEEEKKVCLPGFTGLVNLGNTCFMNSVIQSLSNTRELRDFFHDRSFEAEINYNNPLGTGGRLAIGFAVLLRALWKGTHQAFQPSKLKAIVASKASQFTGYAQHDAQEFMAFLLDGLHEDLNRIQNKPYTETVDSDGRPDEVVAEEAWQRHKMRNDSFIVDLFQGQYKSKLVCPVCAKVSITFDPFLYLPVPLPQKQKVLPIYYFAREPHSKPIKFLVSVSKENSSASEVLESLSQSVHVKPESLRLAEVIKNRFHRVFLPSHSLDAVSPTDVLLCFELLSPELAKERVVVLEVQQRPQVPSIPISKCAACQRKQQSEDEKLKRCTRCYRVGYCNQFCQKTHWPDHKGLCRPENIGYPFLVSVPASRLTYARLAQLLEGYARYSVSVFQPPFQPGRMALESQSPGCTTLLSTSSLEAGDSEREPIQPSELQLVTPVAEGDTGAHRMWPPADRGPVPSTSGISSEMLASGPMEGCSLLAGERVSRPEAAVPGYQHSRESVSAHTPQFFIYKIDASSREQRLEDKGDTPLELGDDCSLALVWRNNERLQEFVLVASKELECAEDPGSAGEAARAGHFTLDQCLNLFTRPEVLAPEEAWYCPQCKQHREASKQLLLWRLPNVLIVQLKRFSFRSFIWRDKINDLVEFPVRNLDLSKFCIGQKEEQLPSYDLYAVINHYGGMIGGHYTACARLPSDRSSQRSDVGWRLFDDSTVTTVDESQVVTRYAYVLFYRRRNSPVERPPRAAHAEHHPDLGPAAEAAASQASRIWQELEAEEEMVPEGPGPLGPWGPQDWVGPPPRGPTTSDEGCLRYFVLGTVAALVALVLNVFYPLVSQSRWR; from the exons ATGTCTGCTGGCACCAGTGCTACAGGCCCAAGGAGGGGGCCTCCGGGATTGGAGGAGGCAACTAgtaagaagaaacagaaggatcgAGCAAACCAGGAAAGTAAGGATGGAGATCCTAGGAGAG TGTCCATGCCTCGAAAGGAGCCCACCAAAGATG AACTGTTGCTCGATTGGAGACAGAGTTCAGATGAGGTGGTTGTTAAGCTGCGCGTGGGAACAGGTCCCATATGTCTGGAGGAAGTAGATGCTGCTTTCACAGACACGGACTGTGTGGTGAGGCTTCCAG ATGGTCGGCAGTGGGGTGGTGTCTTCTTTGCTGAAATACAAAGTTCTTGTACCAAAGTGCAGACTCGCAAGGGTGGTCTTCTACAGTTGGCACTACCAAAGAAGGTGCCTCTTCTCACGTGGCCCTCTCTCCTG AAGAAACCTCTAGGGACCCAAGAACTGGTGCCAGGATTGCGGTGCCAGGAGAACGGACAAGAACTGTCTCCCATTGCCCTGGAGCCAGGTTCTGAGCCCCGCAGAGCTAAACAGGAAGCTCGAAACCAGAAGAGGGCCCAGGGCCGTGGTGAGGTAGGCTCAGGGGCTAGCCCTGGGGCACAGGCAGGGCCCAGTGCCAAGAGGGCTGTTCATCTCTGCAGAGGGCCAGAAGGTGAAGGGTCCATGGATGGCCCTGGCCCCCAGGGTGATGCCCCATCCTTCCTGTCCGACTCAGCTACGCAG gttGAGGCTGAGGAGCAGCTCCATGTTCCACCAGTGAACCCTCAAACAAGTCTCTTGGGCTCAGAGAAGAATTTAGCCCTTTTGACAGTAGAGAAGACAGTGTCCCCCAGGAGTGACTCAGTCTCCCCAGTCATGATCCGGAACAGAGACCCTGAGAAAGATGACCATTTCAAAGAGGAGATGGCAGTTGGAGCTGATCCTGCAGCCTTAGCGGATG AACCAGAGTCTATGGTGAACCTGGCATTTGTCAAGAATGATTCGTATGAGAAGGGGCCGGATTCAGTGGTGGTGCACGTGTATGTGAAGGAGAGCCGCAGGGATACCTCTCGAGTACTTTTCCGAGAGCAGGACTTCACGCTGATCTTCCAGACCAG GGATGGAAATTTTCTGAGGCTGCATCCGGGCTGTGGGCCCCACACCATCTTCCGCTGGCAGGTGAAGCTCAG GAACTTGATTGAGCCAGAGCAATGTACGTTTTGTTTCACGGCCTCTCGGATCGATATCTGCCTCCGGAAGCGGCAGAGTCAGCGCTGGGGGGGACTGGAGGCCCCTGCTACACGAG TGGGTGGTGCAAAGGTTGCCGTGCCGACAGGTCCAACCCCTTTGGATTCAACCCCTCCAGGAGGTGGCCCCCTCCCTCTGACTGGCCAGGAGGAAGCCAGGGCTGTAGAGAAGGAAAAACCCAAGGCTCGGTCAGAGGACTCGGGGCTGGATGGTGTGGTGGCTCGCACCCCCTTGGAGCATGTTACCCCAAAGCCAGAACCGCACTTGGCCTCG CCCAAACCCACATGTATGGTGCCTCCAATGCCTCATAGTCCAGTGAGTGGAGATAGTgtggaggaggatgaagaggaagagaagaaggttTGTCTCCCAGGCTTTACTGGCCTCGTCAACTTAGGGAACACCTGCTTCATGAATAGTGTCATTCAGTCTCTGTCCAACACTCGGGAGCTTCGTGACTTCTTCCACG ACCGATCCTTTGAGGCTGAGATTAACTACAATAACCCATTGGGGACTGGTGGGCGTCTGGCTATTGGCTTCGCTGTGCTGCTCCGGGCCCTGTGGAAGGGCACTCACCAAGCCTTTCAACCCTCCAAGCTAAAG GCCATTGTAGCAAGCAAGGCCAGCCAGTTTACAGGCTACGCACAGCATGATGCCCAAGAGTTCATGGCTTTCTTGTTGGATGGGCTGCATGAAGACCTGAATCGGATCCAAAACAAACCCTACACAGAGACTGTGGACTCAGATGGGCGACCTGACGAG GTGGTGGCTGAAGAAGCATGGCAGCGGCACAAGATGAGGAACGACTCATTCATTGTGGACCTGTTTCAGGGCCAGTACAAGTCAAAGCTGGTGTGCCCTGTGTGTGCCAAG GTCTCCATCACTTTTGACCCGTTCCTTTATCTGCCGGTACCCTTGCCACAAAAGCAAAAGGTTCTCCCCATATATTATTTTGCCAGAGAGCCCCATAGCAAACCCATCAAG TTCCTGGTGAGCGTCAGCAAGGAGAACTCCAGCGCAAGCGAAGTTTTGGAGTCCCTCTCTCAGAGTGTCCACGTGAAGCCTGAGAGCCTGCGCCTGGCTGAG GTAATTAAGAATCGTTTCCACCGTGTTTTCTTGCCCTCCCACTCATTGGATGCTGTGTCGCCAACGGACGTGCTCCTGTGCTTTGAGCTGCTATCCCCAGAATTGGCTAAGGAGAGGGTAGTGGTGCTAGAGGTGCAGCAG CGCCCCCAGGTACCCAGCATCCCTATCTCCAAGTGTGCAGCCTGCCAGCGGAAGCAGCAATCAGAAGATGAAAAACTGAAGCGTTGTACCCGTTGCTACCGTGTGGGCTACTGCAACCA GTTCTGTCAGAAAACCCATTGGCCTGACCACAAAGGCCTCTGCCGCCCCGAGAACATTGGCTACCCCTTCCTGGTCAGTGTACCTGCTTCACGCCTCACTTATGCCCGTCTTGCTCAGCTACTAGAAGGTTATGCCCG GTACTCTGTGAGCGTATTCCAACCACCCTTCCAGCCTGGCCGAATGGCTTTGGAatcacagagccctggctgtacCACGTTGCTTTCAACCAGCTCTCTGGAGGCTGGGGATAGTGAAAGAGAACCCATTCAGCCTTCTGAGCTCCAGTTGGTGACTCCTGTGGCTGAGGGGGATACCGGGGCTCACCGCATGTGGCCACCTGCTGATCGGGGTCCTGTGCCTAGCACCAGTGGAATTTCTTCCGAGATGCTGGCCAGTGGGCCTATGGAAGGGTGTTCCTTGCTTGCTGGTGAGAGGGTGTCTCGGCCTGAAG CTGCTGTGCCTGGGTACCAGCACTCACGTGAGTCTGTGAGCGCCCACACGCCCCAgttcttcatctataaaattgATGCGTCAAGCCGTGAGCAGCGGCTGGAGGACAAAG GGGACACTCCACTGGAGCTAGGTGATGACTGTAGCCTGGCTCTGGTGTGGCGGAACAACGAACGCCTTCAGGAGTTTGTGCTGGTGGCCTCCAAGGAGCTGGAGTGTGCTGAAGACCCAGGCTCCGCTGGTGAGGCTGCCCGTGCTGGCCACTTCACCCTGGACCAGTGCCTCAATCTCTTTACACGGCCTGAAGTGCTGGCACCTGAGGAAGCCTG GTACTGCCCACAGTGCAAACAGCATCGAGAGGCCTCCAAGCAGCTGCTGCTGTGGCGCCTACCAAATGTGCTCATCGTGCAGCTCAAGCGTTTCTCCTTTCGTAGCTTCATTTGGCGTGACAAGATCAATGACTTGGTGGAGTTTCCAGTTCG GAACCTGGACTTGAGCAAGTTCTGTATTGGTCAGAAAGAGGAGCAGCTGCCTAGCTATGACCTGTATGCAGTCATCAACCACTACGGAGGCATGATCGGCGGCCACTACACTGCCTGTGCACGGCTGCCCAGTGACCGTAGTAGCCAGCGCAGTGACGTGG GCTGGCGCTTGTTTGATGACAGCACGGTGACAACAGTAGACGAGAGCCAGGTGGTGACACGCTATGCCTATGTGCTCTTCTACCGTCGGCGGAACTCTCCTGTGGAGAGGCCCCCCAGGGCAGCTCACGCTGAACACCACCCAGACCTAGGCCCTGCAGCCGAGGCTGCTGCCAGCCAG GCTTCCCGGATTTGGCAGGAGCTCGAGGCCGAGGAGGAGATGGTGCCCGAGGGGCCTGGGCCTCTGGGTCCTTGGGGGCCCCAAGACTGGGTGGGGCCCCCGCCACGTGGCCCTACCACATCAGACGAGGGCTGCCTCCGATACTTTGTCCTGGGTACCGTGGCGGCTTTGGTGGCCCTTGTGCTCAACGTATTCTATCCTCTGGTATCTCAGAGTCGCTGGAGATGA